The proteins below are encoded in one region of Pseudonocardia sp. DSM 110487:
- a CDS encoding creatininase family protein → MDLLPADTTLDAHDRSTAVALLPIGSFEQHGPFLPLTTDTLVASTIAAELATVYPVFRLPPITISCSHEHAAWAGTVSISATTLAAIVRDVAASVQHAGASTLVLVNGHGGNYVLGNVVQEASISQQRMVLFPTELDWEDARADAGLTTTGPSDMHAGELETSILLHALPDLVRPGYERADHLADDRRYLLARGMQAYTESGVVGRPSAASAEKGRAVLASLVRSFAGHL, encoded by the coding sequence ATGGATCTCCTCCCGGCCGATACCACGCTCGACGCGCACGACCGCTCCACGGCGGTCGCGCTGCTGCCGATCGGCAGCTTCGAGCAGCACGGCCCCTTCCTGCCGCTCACGACGGACACCCTCGTCGCCAGCACGATCGCGGCCGAGCTCGCGACCGTGTACCCCGTTTTCAGGCTGCCACCGATCACCATCTCCTGCTCCCACGAGCACGCCGCATGGGCGGGCACCGTCAGCATCTCCGCCACGACGCTCGCCGCGATCGTGCGCGACGTGGCCGCGTCGGTCCAGCACGCGGGCGCGAGCACGCTCGTGCTCGTGAACGGGCACGGCGGCAACTACGTGCTCGGCAACGTGGTGCAGGAGGCGAGCATCAGCCAGCAGCGGATGGTCCTCTTCCCCACCGAGCTGGACTGGGAGGACGCGCGCGCCGACGCCGGCCTGACCACCACGGGCCCGTCCGACATGCACGCCGGTGAGCTGGAGACCTCGATCCTCCTGCATGCGCTTCCGGATCTCGTCAGGCCGGGGTACGAACGGGCCGACCACCTGGCAGACGACCGCCGGTACCTGCTGGCTCGAGGAATGCAGGCGTACACGGAATCTGGAGTGGTGGGCCGTCCGTCAGCGGCATCCGCTGAGAAGGGACGCGCGGTGCTCGCGAGCCTCGTGCGGTCGTTCGCCGGGCACCTGTGA
- a CDS encoding zinc-binding alcohol dehydrogenase gives MGHTARAFWLRSPGEGEIRAVELPEPGPADVVVRTLYSGVSRGTETLVFRGGVPQSQHAAMRAPFQEGEFPAPVKYGYLAVGVVEHGSPDLIGRTVFCLYPHQTRFVVPATAVTPVPDDVPPARAVLAGTVETAVNALWDAAPLVGDRIAVVGGGMVGCGVAALLAGIPGARVELVDADPARAVIADALGVGFATPEDAAGDCDLVVHASATEAGLGRSLELLAAEGEVVELSWYGDRPVRLPLGEAFHAKRLTIRSSQVGTVSPRRARRGYAGRMATALRLLADPRFDALVTEEHPFEELPALMPRLADGTLPALCVRLWYP, from the coding sequence ATGGGTCACACAGCCCGGGCGTTCTGGCTCCGTTCCCCCGGCGAGGGTGAGATCCGGGCCGTCGAGCTGCCCGAACCCGGCCCTGCCGACGTCGTCGTCCGCACCTTGTACTCCGGGGTGAGTCGCGGCACCGAGACCCTCGTCTTCCGCGGCGGCGTGCCGCAGAGCCAGCACGCGGCGATGCGTGCGCCGTTCCAGGAGGGCGAGTTCCCCGCGCCCGTGAAGTACGGGTACCTCGCGGTGGGGGTGGTCGAACACGGGTCCCCCGATCTCATCGGCCGGACGGTCTTCTGCCTGTACCCGCACCAGACGCGCTTCGTCGTGCCGGCCACGGCCGTGACGCCGGTGCCCGACGACGTGCCCCCGGCCCGCGCCGTGCTCGCCGGCACCGTCGAGACGGCGGTGAACGCGCTGTGGGACGCCGCGCCGCTCGTCGGCGACCGGATCGCCGTCGTCGGCGGCGGCATGGTGGGGTGCGGTGTCGCCGCCCTGCTCGCGGGTATCCCGGGAGCGCGGGTCGAGCTGGTCGACGCCGACCCGGCCCGCGCCGTGATCGCCGACGCGCTGGGCGTGGGATTCGCGACGCCGGAGGACGCAGCGGGCGACTGCGACCTCGTCGTGCATGCCAGCGCCACCGAAGCGGGCCTCGGTCGCTCGCTGGAGCTGCTGGCCGCGGAGGGGGAGGTCGTCGAGCTGTCCTGGTACGGCGACCGACCGGTCCGGCTGCCGCTCGGCGAGGCGTTCCACGCCAAGCGCCTGACGATCCGCAGCAGCCAGGTCGGCACCGTCTCGCCGCGCCGGGCCCGCCGCGGCTACGCAGGGCGCATGGCGACCGCGCTTCGCCTGCTCGCCGACCCGCGCTTCGACGCGCTGGTCACGGAGGAGCACCCGTTCGAGGAGCTACCCGCCCTGATGCCCCGCCTCGCCGACGGCACGCTGCCCGCGCTCTGCGTGCGCCTGTGGTACCCGTGA
- a CDS encoding spermidine synthase: MAGRRGSGRDGINAQVASGTAELRPDRDRRRAWTLLVDGTPQSHVDLDDPTHLEFDYVRRLGHVVDLAAPPRRPMRVLHLGGGAFTLARYVAATRPRSSQQVVELDAALVELVRRELPLDRTWRVRVRTGDAREVVGRLRDGAFDLVVLDVFAGARTPAHLASTEFLAEVADVMAPAATYAANVTDGGALAFAHGQVATLQEVFPHSCVVADPAVLRGRRFGNLLLVGSRHPLPVDLLTARAAADRSSGRLLHGPDLERFRAGARPVHDAGAAASPLPPDGTFAGE, from the coding sequence GTGGCGGGGCGGCGGGGGAGCGGGCGGGACGGGATCAACGCGCAGGTCGCGTCCGGCACCGCCGAGCTCCGCCCGGACCGCGATCGCAGGCGCGCGTGGACGTTGCTCGTGGACGGCACGCCGCAGTCGCACGTGGACCTGGACGACCCGACGCACCTGGAGTTCGACTACGTCCGCAGGCTGGGCCACGTCGTCGACCTCGCCGCCCCGCCCCGCAGGCCGATGCGCGTGCTGCACCTCGGCGGCGGGGCGTTCACGCTCGCCCGCTACGTGGCCGCGACCCGTCCGCGGTCGAGCCAGCAGGTCGTGGAACTGGACGCGGCACTGGTGGAGCTCGTGCGCCGGGAGCTGCCCCTCGACCGCACCTGGCGGGTGCGGGTGCGCACCGGCGACGCGCGGGAGGTCGTGGGCCGGCTCCGCGACGGCGCGTTCGACCTCGTCGTCCTGGACGTGTTCGCAGGCGCACGCACGCCTGCGCACCTCGCCTCCACCGAGTTCCTGGCGGAGGTCGCGGACGTGATGGCCCCGGCGGCGACGTACGCGGCCAACGTCACCGACGGCGGTGCGCTGGCCTTCGCTCACGGCCAGGTCGCCACGCTGCAAGAGGTGTTCCCGCACTCGTGCGTCGTCGCCGACCCGGCTGTGCTGCGTGGACGGCGGTTCGGGAACCTGCTCCTCGTCGGGAGCCGTCACCCGCTGCCGGTTGATCTCCTGACAGCGCGGGCCGCGGCCGACCGGTCATCGGGCCGCCTGCTGCACGGGCCCGATCTCGAGCGCTTCCGGGCCGGGGCTCGTCCCGTTCACGACGCCGGCGCGGCCGCCTCGCCGCTGCCACCGGACGGAACGTTCGCCGGGGAGTAG
- a CDS encoding CDP-alcohol phosphatidyltransferase family protein, with protein sequence MVGPGQAAAASGQLLLLAGLVAAFGLGPLGVLVAVVYAVGLLGLLSAALHRAGRSVLGPADVVTLARALLVGGVTAIVAESLLTGWTAQAALITLASVALALDAVDGKVARRTGTVSPVGARFDMEVDAFLVLVLSVHVAGIVGPWALAIGGMRYAFVVAGWLLPWLRGPVPPSYVAKTVAAVQGVVLVVAASQLLPHAITVVLVAVALALLVWSFGRSVHLLWRAERAPSVG encoded by the coding sequence ATGGTGGGACCGGGACAGGCGGCAGCAGCCAGCGGGCAGCTGCTCCTCCTGGCCGGGCTCGTCGCCGCGTTCGGGCTCGGACCGCTCGGCGTGCTGGTCGCAGTGGTGTACGCGGTGGGCCTGCTGGGGCTGCTGTCCGCCGCGCTGCACCGAGCCGGGCGGTCCGTGCTCGGGCCCGCCGACGTCGTCACGCTCGCCAGGGCGCTGCTCGTCGGCGGTGTCACCGCGATCGTTGCCGAGAGTCTGCTCACCGGGTGGACGGCGCAGGCCGCGCTGATCACCCTCGCCTCGGTGGCGCTGGCGCTCGACGCCGTCGACGGGAAGGTGGCGCGACGCACCGGCACCGTGTCGCCGGTGGGCGCCCGGTTCGACATGGAGGTCGACGCGTTCCTCGTCCTCGTCCTCAGCGTGCACGTCGCCGGGATCGTCGGGCCGTGGGCGCTCGCGATCGGCGGGATGCGGTACGCGTTCGTCGTCGCCGGCTGGCTGCTGCCGTGGCTGCGCGGGCCGGTGCCGCCGAGCTACGTCGCGAAGACGGTGGCTGCCGTGCAGGGCGTGGTGCTGGTGGTGGCGGCCTCCCAGCTGCTCCCGCACGCGATCACCGTCGTGCTGGTGGCCGTCGCGCTCGCGCTGCTGGTCTGGTCGTTCGGGCGCTCGGTACACCTGCTGTGGCGGGCCGAGCGAGCGCCATCCGTCGGCTGA
- a CDS encoding 6-carboxytetrahydropterin synthase, which yields MFSITVRDHMMVAHSFRGAVFGPAQRLHGATFVVDATFRRPVLDDDGIVVDIGLATQQLGEVLGELNYRNLDDEPAFEGVNTSTEFLARLIADRLAERLYEGALGENARGISAIVVTLHESHVAWASYERSL from the coding sequence GTGTTCAGCATTACCGTCCGGGACCACATGATGGTCGCCCACAGCTTCCGGGGCGCCGTGTTCGGTCCGGCTCAGCGCCTGCACGGCGCCACCTTCGTGGTGGACGCGACGTTCCGCCGTCCCGTGCTCGACGACGACGGCATCGTGGTCGACATCGGGCTGGCCACCCAGCAGCTCGGCGAGGTACTCGGCGAGCTCAACTACCGCAACCTCGACGACGAGCCCGCGTTCGAAGGCGTCAACACCTCCACCGAGTTCCTGGCCCGGTTGATCGCCGACCGCCTCGCCGAACGGCTGTACGAGGGAGCGCTCGGCGAGAACGCCCGCGGGATCTCCGCGATCGTCGTGACCCTGCACGAGTCGCACGTCGCGTGGGCGAGCTACGAGCGGTCCCTGTGA
- a CDS encoding GTP cyclohydrolase II has translation MQETRDGELAEVAESDLVTRGGRFRAVAFRDPYDGNEHLALVRGEPRGQKDVLVRVHSECLTGDVFGALRCECGAQLRSAVDAIADEGCGVLVYLRGHEGRGIGLVAKVRTHVLQDEQGLDTVDSATALGLPVDVRDFGPAARVLHYLGVESVRLLSNNEDKVLALTDHGIKVTGRVPLLEPVDEYNVRYLMAKRDRLGHDLPHLGSLG, from the coding sequence ATGCAGGAGACGCGAGACGGTGAACTGGCCGAGGTCGCGGAATCGGACCTCGTGACGCGTGGCGGCCGGTTCCGCGCCGTCGCGTTCCGGGACCCCTACGACGGGAACGAGCACCTCGCCCTCGTGCGCGGCGAGCCGCGCGGTCAGAAGGACGTGCTGGTCCGGGTGCACTCGGAGTGCCTCACCGGTGACGTCTTCGGCGCGCTGCGGTGCGAGTGCGGTGCGCAGCTCCGGTCGGCGGTCGATGCGATCGCCGACGAGGGGTGCGGCGTGCTCGTGTACCTGCGCGGGCACGAGGGCCGCGGGATCGGCCTCGTCGCGAAGGTCCGCACCCACGTGTTGCAGGACGAGCAGGGGCTCGACACGGTCGACTCGGCCACCGCGCTCGGCCTGCCGGTTGACGTGCGCGACTTCGGCCCGGCCGCACGGGTGCTGCACTACCTCGGTGTGGAGTCGGTCCGGCTGCTGTCGAACAACGAGGACAAGGTGCTCGCGCTCACCGACCACGGGATCAAGGTCACCGGGCGGGTCCCGCTGTTGGAGCCCGTGGACGAGTACAACGTCCGCTACCTCATGGCGAAGCGCGACCGCCTCGGCCACGACCTCCCTCACCTGGGGTCACTCGGCTGA
- a CDS encoding helix-turn-helix domain-containing protein yields the protein MGKYTCGFDAAIAVMGGKWKGLILFALQDGPVRFGELRRAVPGISERMLILQLREMEASGLVHREVYHQVPPKVEYSLTDFGHSLNTAMAPLGEWGEEHMERLEALP from the coding sequence ATGGGGAAGTACACGTGCGGGTTCGACGCCGCCATCGCCGTGATGGGCGGGAAGTGGAAGGGGCTGATCCTGTTCGCGCTGCAGGACGGGCCGGTGCGCTTCGGGGAGCTGCGTCGCGCCGTGCCCGGCATCAGCGAACGGATGCTGATCCTGCAGCTGCGCGAGATGGAGGCGAGCGGCCTCGTGCACCGCGAGGTCTACCACCAGGTTCCGCCGAAGGTGGAGTACTCGCTCACCGACTTCGGCCACTCGCTCAACACGGCGATGGCACCGCTCGGCGAGTGGGGCGAGGAGCACATGGAGCGGCTCGAGGCGCTCCCCTGA
- a CDS encoding DHA2 family efflux MFS transporter permease subunit, whose translation MTGPATGHSESESTAPQTTPPAGASLVIWLLVGSAFVMILNETIMSVALPALIADLGITVSTAQWLTSGFLLTMAVVIPITGFLLQRFPPRRVYLTSMLLFSTGTLVSALAPGFPMLLAGRIVQAAGTAVMVPLLMTTVMRLVPAERRGATMGTITIVIAVAPAVGPTLSGIILSALDWRWMFWIVLPIALIAFAAGARWLQVAAEVRPVPLDLGSVALSALGFGGLVFGLSSVGDAARGHALVTPWAPTVVGLVALALFVARQLRLQGDGNALLDLRPFAHRPFVLAMVLVVLSMMSLFGVLILLPLYLQDVLHVSAFVTGLAVLPGGLAMGLLGPVVGRLYDRLGPRRLVIPGAVVLTVALWAFTTLGAGSPLWMIIAFHVVLVLGISLMLTPLMTDALGRLPRHLDSHGSAIMATLQQVAGAAGTALFITVMAVASTEITMGTDVAGARAAFMVAAIIATVALPLTFLIGARKEAAASGGS comes from the coding sequence ATGACCGGCCCCGCCACCGGCCACTCCGAATCCGAATCGACCGCACCGCAGACCACCCCGCCGGCGGGCGCATCCCTGGTGATCTGGCTGCTGGTCGGCTCCGCGTTCGTCATGATCCTCAACGAGACGATCATGAGCGTCGCGCTGCCGGCGCTGATCGCCGACCTGGGCATCACCGTCAGCACCGCCCAGTGGCTGACCAGCGGATTCCTGCTCACGATGGCCGTGGTCATCCCGATCACCGGGTTCCTGCTCCAGCGGTTCCCGCCGCGGCGGGTCTACCTCACGTCGATGCTGCTGTTCAGTACCGGCACGCTCGTCAGCGCGCTCGCGCCCGGCTTCCCGATGCTGCTCGCCGGCCGGATCGTGCAGGCCGCGGGCACGGCGGTGATGGTCCCGCTGCTCATGACCACCGTGATGCGCCTGGTACCCGCCGAGCGCAGGGGCGCCACGATGGGCACGATCACGATCGTGATCGCCGTCGCGCCCGCCGTCGGGCCGACGCTCTCCGGGATCATCCTCAGCGCGCTCGACTGGCGGTGGATGTTCTGGATCGTGCTGCCGATCGCCCTGATCGCGTTCGCGGCCGGAGCCCGGTGGCTCCAGGTGGCGGCCGAGGTGCGCCCGGTCCCCCTCGACCTCGGCTCGGTGGCGCTCTCGGCACTCGGGTTCGGCGGCCTCGTGTTCGGACTCAGCAGCGTCGGCGATGCCGCCCGCGGGCACGCGCTGGTCACGCCGTGGGCCCCCACCGTGGTCGGGCTGGTGGCACTCGCGTTGTTCGTGGCCCGCCAGCTGCGGCTGCAGGGCGACGGAAACGCGCTGCTGGACCTGCGACCGTTCGCGCACCGGCCGTTCGTCCTCGCGATGGTGCTCGTCGTGCTGAGCATGATGTCGCTCTTCGGCGTGCTGATCCTGCTGCCTCTGTACCTGCAGGACGTGCTGCACGTCAGCGCGTTCGTCACCGGCCTCGCGGTGCTGCCCGGCGGGCTGGCGATGGGCCTGCTGGGTCCGGTGGTCGGCCGCCTCTACGACCGGCTCGGCCCGCGCAGGCTCGTCATCCCGGGAGCGGTGGTGCTCACCGTCGCCCTCTGGGCGTTCACCACGCTCGGTGCGGGCTCCCCACTGTGGATGATCATCGCGTTCCACGTCGTGCTGGTGCTCGGGATCTCGCTGATGCTCACCCCGCTCATGACCGACGCCCTCGGCCGGCTGCCCCGGCACCTCGACTCGCACGGCAGCGCGATCATGGCGACGCTCCAGCAGGTGGCGGGCGCCGCAGGCACGGCGCTGTTCATCACCGTGATGGCGGTGGCTTCCACGGAGATCACCATGGGCACGGACGTGGCAGGCGCGCGGGCCGCGTTCATGGTGGCGGCGATCATCGCGACGGTCGCACTCCCGCTCACCTTCCTCATCGGGGCCCGCAAGGAGGCGGCGGCCTCGGGCGGGTCCTGA
- a CDS encoding glycosyltransferase family 4 protein has protein sequence MTIPVIARTVYVVVPGDIDDPARPSGGNAYDRRVCQALPAAGRAVCEIAVRGAWPEPDAMARAELGRRLAAVPDGADVLLDGLVACAVPDVLAPHARRLRLVVLVHLPLGDEAGLPPQVAADRTARERMTLHAAAVVVATSAWAARRLVTVHGLPADRVRVVPPGVEPAPLGGAEEAGTRLLCVGSITPTKGQDLLVKALARIPDRDWGCLLVGPVTRAPGYVTLVRELVQRYGLGDRVALAGPVTGSALDAVYAATDVLVLSSRAESYGMVVTEALARGIPVLGMAVDGVPETLGRAPDGAVPGILVPPGDVAALAEALHRWLDEPQLRREVREAARQRRDALTGWEVTARCLADALNMSELASESMSQRLREAPPERSEGER, from the coding sequence GTGACGATCCCCGTGATCGCCCGGACGGTGTACGTCGTCGTGCCTGGCGACATCGACGACCCGGCGCGCCCCAGCGGTGGGAACGCCTACGACCGGCGGGTCTGCCAGGCCCTGCCCGCCGCGGGCCGGGCCGTGTGCGAGATCGCCGTGCGCGGCGCGTGGCCGGAGCCCGACGCGATGGCGCGCGCTGAGCTGGGTCGGCGCCTTGCAGCCGTGCCGGACGGCGCTGACGTGCTCCTCGACGGGCTCGTCGCGTGCGCGGTGCCCGACGTGCTCGCCCCGCACGCCCGCAGGCTGCGCCTCGTCGTGCTGGTCCACCTCCCGCTCGGTGACGAGGCCGGGCTGCCACCCCAGGTGGCGGCCGACCGCACGGCCCGCGAACGCATGACCCTGCACGCCGCGGCTGTCGTCGTGGCCACCAGCGCGTGGGCGGCTCGCCGGCTCGTCACGGTGCACGGGTTGCCTGCCGATCGGGTGCGCGTCGTGCCGCCCGGTGTCGAGCCGGCTCCGCTCGGCGGCGCCGAGGAAGCGGGTACGCGGCTGCTGTGCGTCGGCTCGATCACGCCGACGAAGGGCCAGGACCTTCTCGTGAAGGCCCTCGCCCGGATCCCCGACCGTGACTGGGGCTGCCTCCTCGTCGGCCCGGTCACCCGCGCTCCCGGCTATGTCACGCTCGTCCGGGAGCTGGTGCAGCGGTACGGGCTGGGCGACCGGGTGGCTCTCGCCGGGCCGGTGACCGGATCGGCGCTCGACGCGGTGTACGCCGCCACCGACGTGCTCGTGTTGTCCTCGCGCGCCGAGTCGTACGGCATGGTCGTGACGGAGGCGCTCGCCAGGGGGATCCCGGTGCTCGGGATGGCCGTCGACGGTGTGCCGGAGACCCTTGGTCGCGCGCCGGACGGCGCGGTCCCCGGCATCCTCGTGCCGCCGGGTGACGTGGCCGCGCTGGCAGAAGCCCTGCACCGCTGGCTCGACGAACCACAGCTGCGACGTGAGGTGCGCGAGGCGGCTCGGCAGCGCCGCGATGCTCTCACCGGATGGGAGGTGACCGCGCGGTGCTTGGCCGACGCCTTGAACATGAGCGAGCTTGCGAGCGAATCAATGTCACAGCGCCTGCGCGAAGCGCCGCCCGAGCGCAGCGAGGGCGAGCGATGA
- a CDS encoding class I SAM-dependent methyltransferase — translation MSAPGAQVTPEWLALRESADAAARATDLVDRLYKWLEDRYGGPLVVRDLGCGTGSMARWLARRLPGPQHWILHDRDPGLLVQAVVDMPAGVTAEPRPGDLTSLDAAQLAGTSVVTASALLDLLTADEVERLAAACATAGCATLLALSVTGSVLLTPGDPLDALFAAAFDAHQRRTVDGRRLLGPDAAPAVAAAFGRHGVSVVRAPSPWRLGPADGPLIEQWLRGWLAAACEHRPALVAEAEAYLRRRLAAANRGDLRVVVGHADLLALPGNPS, via the coding sequence ATGAGCGCCCCTGGAGCTCAGGTCACGCCGGAGTGGCTGGCGCTGCGCGAGTCCGCCGACGCGGCGGCTCGGGCGACGGACCTGGTCGACCGGCTCTACAAGTGGCTGGAGGACCGGTACGGCGGCCCCCTGGTTGTGCGCGACCTCGGTTGCGGAACCGGTTCGATGGCGCGTTGGCTCGCGCGCCGGCTGCCCGGCCCCCAACACTGGATCCTGCATGATCGTGACCCCGGGCTACTCGTGCAGGCCGTTGTCGACATGCCGGCCGGCGTCACGGCCGAGCCGCGGCCCGGCGACCTCACCTCCCTTGACGCCGCGCAGCTCGCCGGCACCTCGGTGGTCACGGCGTCGGCGCTGCTGGACCTGCTCACCGCCGACGAGGTGGAGCGCCTCGCCGCGGCGTGCGCAACCGCGGGCTGCGCCACGCTGCTGGCCCTCTCGGTCACCGGCAGCGTGCTGCTCACACCCGGCGACCCGCTCGACGCCCTCTTCGCCGCCGCGTTCGACGCCCACCAGCGCCGCACGGTGGACGGCCGCAGGCTGCTCGGTCCGGATGCCGCGCCCGCGGTCGCGGCGGCGTTCGGCCGGCACGGTGTGTCGGTGGTGCGGGCACCGAGCCCGTGGCGCCTCGGTCCGGCCGACGGCCCGCTGATCGAGCAGTGGCTGCGCGGCTGGCTCGCCGCGGCGTGCGAGCACCGGCCTGCGCTCGTCGCGGAGGCGGAGGCCTACCTGCGTCGCAGGCTGGCGGCGGCGAACCGCGGTGACCTGCGGGTCGTTGTCGGGCACGCCGACCTGCTCGCTCTGCCGGGGAACCCGTCGTGA
- a CDS encoding sporulation protein codes for MVFKRLMQAMGVGGPEVETVLHDPNTVPGGMITGEVSLRGGTHDSYLSGVYLALRTRVEVESRDHEYNSDLEYAKLPITSAFALDSGTRRSFPFRFRIPWEAPLTHFYGQRLYGTTVGLATEVEVTGAVDATDLDPLAVHPLPAQDRILAALAGLGFRFRNADCEKGRIRGMYQELPFYQEIEFLPPPRFAQGITQLEVTFVSSPRSMEVVFELDRRGGFLTEGHDSFSRFTVDYATADRTDWQRELEGYLQHACRRRGFF; via the coding sequence ATGGTGTTCAAGAGGCTGATGCAGGCGATGGGGGTCGGTGGCCCCGAGGTCGAGACCGTGTTGCACGATCCCAACACGGTGCCCGGCGGCATGATCACCGGGGAGGTCTCCCTCCGCGGAGGCACGCACGATTCCTACCTCAGTGGCGTGTACCTCGCGCTGCGGACCCGCGTCGAGGTCGAGTCCCGCGACCACGAGTACAACAGCGATCTCGAGTACGCGAAGCTGCCCATCACCAGCGCCTTCGCGCTGGACAGCGGCACGCGGCGCTCGTTCCCGTTCCGCTTCCGCATCCCGTGGGAGGCGCCGCTCACCCACTTCTACGGACAGCGGCTGTACGGCACGACCGTGGGGCTCGCCACCGAGGTGGAGGTCACAGGGGCCGTCGACGCCACCGACCTGGACCCCCTAGCTGTGCACCCGTTGCCCGCGCAGGACCGCATACTGGCCGCACTCGCCGGACTGGGATTCAGGTTCCGCAACGCGGACTGTGAGAAGGGCCGCATCCGCGGCATGTACCAGGAGCTGCCGTTCTACCAGGAGATCGAGTTCCTGCCGCCGCCGCGATTCGCGCAGGGCATCACGCAGCTCGAGGTGACGTTCGTGTCGTCCCCGCGGTCGATGGAGGTCGTGTTCGAACTGGACCGGCGCGGCGGCTTCCTCACCGAGGGCCACGACTCGTTCAGCCGGTTCACGGTCGACTACGCCACGGCGGATCGAACGGACTGGCAGCGGGAGCTCGAGGGCTACCTGCAGCACGCCTGCAGGCGCCGCGGCTTCTTCTGA
- a CDS encoding NAD(P)-dependent oxidoreductase has protein sequence MIEDVTVIGLGSMGNALAGAFLRAGHRTTVWNRTPEKAAPLLADGATLAPTVQAAVAASPLVITCLTGFDETRHALDPATGDLAGRTLVTLNSGAPAQARETAEWATAHGARFLGGAIKNVPSAVGAPDTLLYYGGDRAAFDEHEAALRVLGGDTVHLGVEPDLAALYEMAVGSTLLPALVGFFQGAAAVQARGLAASTLVPFTVKWLEMIGSLLPTFAREIDTRDYTDGQSSVGLFLASEPWDLEFGREAGVDVSWAAPLYELVRRAADAGHADHSISALTEVLRR, from the coding sequence GTGATCGAAGACGTGACCGTGATCGGGCTGGGCTCGATGGGCAATGCACTCGCCGGGGCGTTCCTGCGCGCCGGGCACCGCACCACCGTCTGGAACCGCACCCCGGAGAAGGCGGCCCCGTTGCTGGCCGATGGCGCGACGCTCGCGCCGACCGTGCAGGCCGCCGTGGCCGCGAGCCCACTGGTGATCACCTGCCTCACCGGCTTCGACGAGACCCGCCATGCACTCGACCCGGCCACCGGCGACCTGGCGGGACGCACGCTCGTGACGCTCAACAGCGGAGCGCCGGCGCAGGCCCGCGAGACGGCGGAGTGGGCAACCGCGCACGGCGCCCGGTTCCTCGGTGGCGCGATCAAGAACGTTCCGTCGGCCGTGGGGGCACCGGACACGCTCCTGTACTACGGCGGCGACCGCGCCGCGTTCGACGAGCACGAGGCCGCGCTGCGGGTGCTGGGCGGCGACACCGTCCACCTCGGCGTCGAGCCCGATCTGGCCGCGCTCTACGAGATGGCCGTCGGCTCCACGCTGCTGCCCGCGCTCGTCGGTTTCTTCCAGGGCGCGGCGGCCGTCCAGGCCCGCGGGCTCGCGGCGAGCACGCTCGTGCCGTTCACCGTCAAGTGGCTGGAGATGATCGGTTCGCTCCTGCCGACGTTCGCCCGCGAGATCGACACCCGCGACTACACCGACGGCCAGTCCTCTGTTGGCCTCTTCCTCGCCTCGGAACCGTGGGACCTCGAGTTCGGCCGGGAAGCGGGCGTCGACGTCTCGTGGGCGGCCCCGCTGTACGAGCTGGTGCGGCGGGCCGCCGACGCCGGGCACGCCGACCACAGCATCTCCGCGCTCACCGAGGTGCTCCGCCGTTAG